The following coding sequences lie in one Ostrinia nubilalis chromosome 2, ilOstNubi1.1, whole genome shotgun sequence genomic window:
- the LOC135082664 gene encoding diuretic hormone 41-like isoform X2 codes for MMWWAVWCAAVVAGSAGAAAAPAPDSLGPLDLVQIDPPAPDDDGVSYAMPPIGGRYGSGAPWLYLLAEMPRDSQVASSQAVRARRSFSVNPAADLLQRNAYISYREQLAKNNRNFLDRVGKRDPVQLLRLAN; via the exons ATGTGGTGGGCGGTATGGTGCGCGGCGGTGGTTGCAGGCAGCGCAGGCGCAGCAGCCGCGCCAGCGCCCGACTCCCTTGGACCCCTCGACCTCGTACAGATTGACCCCCCCGCGCCTGATGAC GATGGTGTCAGCTACGCCATGCCTCCCATAGGAGGCCGCTACGGCTCTGGAGCACCATGGCTGTACCTCCTAGCAGAGATGCCACGTGACTCACAG GTGGCAAGTAGCCAagcggtgcgcgcgcgccgatccTTCTCTGTGAACCCAGCGGCGGACTTGCTCCAACGCAACGCGTACATCAGTTATAGGGAGCAGCTGGCCAAAAACAACCGGAACTTTTTAGACcgagtgggaaagagag ATCCAGTGCAACTGCTCCGGCTGGCGAACTGA
- the LOC135082664 gene encoding diuretic hormone 41-like isoform X1 yields the protein MMWWAVWCAAVVAGSAGAAAAPAPDSLGPLDLVQIDPPAPDDDGVSYAMPPIGGRYGSGAPWLYLLAEMPRDSQASGRVKRRMPSLSIDLPMSVLRQKLSLEKERKVQALRAAVNRNFLNDIGKRGFQWAPSENARYF from the exons ATGTGGTGGGCGGTATGGTGCGCGGCGGTGGTTGCAGGCAGCGCAGGCGCAGCAGCCGCGCCAGCGCCCGACTCCCTTGGACCCCTCGACCTCGTACAGATTGACCCCCCCGCGCCTGATGAC GATGGTGTCAGCTACGCCATGCCTCCCATAGGAGGCCGCTACGGCTCTGGAGCACCATGGCTGTACCTCCTAGCAGAGATGCCACGTGACTCACAG GCGAGCGGTCGGGTGAAGAGGCGTATGCCGTCCCTGTCGATCGACCTGCCGATGTCGGTGCTGCGTCAGAAACTGAGCCTGGAGAAGGAGCGGAAGGTGCAAGCGCTGCGGGCGGCCGTCAACAGGAACTTCTTGAACGACATCGGCAAGCGAG GTTTCCAGTGGGCGCCCTCCGAAAACGCAAGATATTTTTAA